The DNA segment ACAAGCAGCGTCAGGGGTAGGACCGTGCTCAAGGCGCTGCGTCGCTCGAATCGTGAGCGGCGCCGCTTGTCGGCTTAGCCGCCACTTGCTCGCCGCCGTATAAATCGGGTTTTGGAGTCCATCATCATGCCGCGTCTGTTGGGTGTAGACATTCCGAGCGACAAGCCGACGGTCATCTCGCTGCAGTATTTATATGGCGTGGGTCCGCGGGTCGCCCGTGAGTTGTGCCATAAAGCAGGGGTCAATCCGCAGGTTCACGCGCGCGAGCTGCACGAGGACGAGGTGGCCCGGATGGCCGCCCTGCTCGACAAGGACTACGTGGTCGAGGGACAATTGCGCCGACAAACGGCCCAGAATATTTCGCGACTGCGCGATATCAATTGCTATCGCGGCATCCGCCATCGTCGCGGGTTGCCGGTTCGCGGCCAGCGAACGCGCACCAACGCCCGCACCCGCAAGGGCCCGAAGAAGACGGTGGCCGGCAAGAAGGGCGTCAAAGACCTGAAATAACTGAACTGTACCATTCCGCATCTGCTTAGCCGCGACCCGTTGCGCAGCGCAGGGGAGCGCTTGTCGACCGAAAATCACCCGATCACCCGCACACACTACGATGGCCAAGAGCAAACGACGCAAAGCCCGACGCAACGTCACTGTGGGCGTCGCCCACATCAAGGCGAGCTTCAACAACACGACCGTGACGATCACCGACACGAAGGGAGACGCGCTCTGCTGGGCCAGCGGCGGCACCTGCGGTTTCAAGGGGAGCCGCAAGAGCACGCCGTTCGCCGGGCAATGCGCCGCGCAGCAATGCGCGGAAAAGGCCTCGAAGTTCGGCGTTAAGGAATTGGAAGTCCGCGTAAAGGGTCCTGGCGGCGGTCGAGAGAGCGCGATCACGGCCCTCCAATCGGCCGGCCTGACCATCAAGTCGATCGAAGATGTGACGCCGCTGCCGCACAACGGTTGCCGCCCGCCGAAGAAGCGCCGCGTGTAGTCATTAGTCATTCGCTAATTATCCTGCCTACCAACTAACACGCAATCATCATGGCTCGAACCACCGGACCTGTCTGCCGCTTGTGCCGCCGCGACGGACTCAAGCTGTTTCTCAAGGGGACGCGCTGCGATACGCCGAAGTGCGCGATCGAACGCCGCGACTCTCCGCCGGGGCACAATCAGGCTCGCCGCGGCAAATTAACCGATTACGGCGTCCACCTCCGCGAGAAGCAGAAGGTCAAGCACTACTACGGCGTGCTCGAGCGCCAGTTCCGCGGCTACTTCGCTCAAGCGGAGCGCGGCAAGGGGAACACCGGGGAGGCCCTGATGACGCTGCTCGAGCGCCGGCTGGACAACATCGTGCATCGGCTGGGTTTCGCGCTGTCGCGAGCCCAGGCCCGGCAGATGATCGGCCACGGACACATTACCGTGAACGGCCGCCGCGTCGATATCCCCAGCTACCTGGTGAAGGTCGGCGACGTGATTCGCGCTAAGAATCGCCCCAAGAGCCTGCAGGCGGTCTTGGGCTGCGTGTCCGAATTCCACCGCGACGTGCCCGATTTTCTGTCGCGGGCGGAGGGAGCGATTCCCGAAGGGCGCGTCAGCCGTTTGCCATGCATGGAAGACGTGTCGA comes from the Pirellulales bacterium genome and includes:
- the rpsM gene encoding 30S ribosomal protein S13, whose amino-acid sequence is MPRLLGVDIPSDKPTVISLQYLYGVGPRVARELCHKAGVNPQVHARELHEDEVARMAALLDKDYVVEGQLRRQTAQNISRLRDINCYRGIRHRRGLPVRGQRTRTNARTRKGPKKTVAGKKGVKDLK
- the rpsK gene encoding 30S ribosomal protein S11, which translates into the protein MAKSKRRKARRNVTVGVAHIKASFNNTTVTITDTKGDALCWASGGTCGFKGSRKSTPFAGQCAAQQCAEKASKFGVKELEVRVKGPGGGRESAITALQSAGLTIKSIEDVTPLPHNGCRPPKKRRV
- the rpsD gene encoding 30S ribosomal protein S4, with the translated sequence MARTTGPVCRLCRRDGLKLFLKGTRCDTPKCAIERRDSPPGHNQARRGKLTDYGVHLREKQKVKHYYGVLERQFRGYFAQAERGKGNTGEALMTLLERRLDNIVHRLGFALSRAQARQMIGHGHITVNGRRVDIPSYLVKVGDVIRAKNRPKSLQAVLGCVSEFHRDVPDFLSRAEGAIPEGRVSRLPCMEDVSIPIQPNLIIELCSK